The Lolium perenne isolate Kyuss_39 chromosome 6, Kyuss_2.0, whole genome shotgun sequence genome segment CCCCGTGGCGCCGCCGCGGGACGCGGCGGCGCGCTCCAGCCCGAAGGCGTTGCGGAGGACGCGCTTGAAGTCGGCCGTGGAGACGTGCCCCGCGGCCTTGGAGGGGATGATGCCCATGTCCTTGTGGAAGTCGGACCCGACGACGATGCGCGGGAAGCAGTGCGTCTCGAGGTCGTTGTTGACGTCCACCACGTCGTACTTGGAGAGCTGGCGGAAGAGCGGCCGGAACTTGGCCACCCACCAGGGCTTGAGGTCGCTGAGCAGGAACTGCACGTCGCCCTTGAACTTGCGCGTGCTCAGGAACAGCGGGAACAGCACGTCCGTGTAGTCGTGGTACAGGTTGCCCGAGAAGCCGCGGTTGGAGAAGACGAACCCGGGGACGGAGTGGTTCTTGGTGCACGCCGGCGCGGCGGCGCCGGAGGGGAGCGGCTTGAGGGTGAACTCCCGGACGTGGGACATGGCCACGGGGTCGTGGTACCGCGCGTACGGCTTGGTGGTCCACTCCCTGTCCAGCCCGCTGATGTAGATGGTGGAGGCGTTCCCGACCACCCGGATGTCACCCGCCACCTCGCACCGCTCCGACCGCTTGCTCGTCATGAAGCACGtcggcttcttcttcttcttgctggCGCTCTTGTTATCCTTCTTCCCCGCGCCGGAGCCGGTGTTGGCGGCGACCTCCGCCGGAGCGGCCTCCTTGGTCGCCGGGCCGGTGTCCTCCTCCacatcctcttcttcctcctctgaagTCAACCAATCAAGAAAAGGGAAGAGTTTGAGCAACATTTCGTACCCAAAATCAGGAATCGAGCTGGAATTAATCAGTCGACCGATCCGGAATTCCGGACAGGAGACGACGGAAGCGGTGCTGACCTTGGGCCGTGTTGACGGCGGGGACGCGCTCGTCGTCGGTCTCCATCCTGATGCTGGAGTTCATCTGCTCCTGCAGCTGGTCCTCGGGCTTGCCTGCAGCCATGCCAACACAAATCAGCTCCACACAAGCAAGCTCCCATCTTTATCCACCCAGCACAGCAGAGGAGCTAGCTCAAGACAGAAGAGAGAAGAGGGAGTGTACCTGGGCCGAAGGGCGTGGAGCAGTATCTGGCCTTGACGATGCTGAGGACGCAGAGGGAGAGCAGCATGGCGGCGATGATGACCCCGTTGCTGACCCGGCGCGGCTCCTGCCGGCTCCGCATCGACGCCTTCATCTCGCCGGCGAGCTAGAGCAGATCTGGAGCAGGAAGAAGCTCCCTTTCTTGCTTGCTGGGCTTTGCTTCCTGGCTCGCTCCTCGCTGTGTGTCTCCTCGCGAGGAGGAAGACTCttccagagagagagagagaagagtaaggcgagatgctttgaaactttCTCGTGGCGAACTGGGTGATGCCGAGCTGGATCTGGATGGACCTGCCTGACCTGACCAGCTGCTTCCCGAGTATAAACGAGGTGGTAATAAAGAATCGGAATGCTGTTTGTTTGGGGCATCTCATTACTGCTGAATAATTGGTGGATTATCAAGCCGTCGTGCGTTCGTAAGCAGAGTGGGGGAAGAGAGGGTGGGCACGACGCGTTGGACCGTTGACCGGCTCGGGctagaggcgttggattagacatGGTCCGACCCACTGTTGGGTCCTGTCTCCGTGGTATTTTTGCCTTTTCGGGGTGTAGGAAGACGTGTAAATTTGTATGTGTACATGTACGTGTTTGAGTGTTGCACGAGAGTATGTCGGGagcgatagagagagagagagaataaATGTACGTACACGGGTTTCCTGTGTGCCGGGCCTCCAATACGCCTGTGTAAAAAAATGTGGGCAACAAGAATGAAACTTCTATCAAAGCATGCAAAGCACGAAACATTTTTTTTCGACAAAGAGGC includes the following:
- the LOC127308494 gene encoding alpha-1,3-arabinosyltransferase XAT2, coding for MKASMRSRQEPRRVSNGVIIAAMLLSLCVLSIVKARYCSTPFGPGKPEDQLQEQMNSSIRMETDDERVPAVNTAQEEEEEDVEEDTGPATKEAAPAEVAANTGSGAGKKDNKSASKKKKKPTCFMTSKRSERCEVAGDIRVVGNASTIYISGLDREWTTKPYARYHDPVAMSHVREFTLKPLPSGAAAPACTKNHSVPGFVFSNRGFSGNLYHDYTDVLFPLFLSTRKFKGDVQFLLSDLKPWWVAKFRPLFRQLSKYDVVDVNNDLETHCFPRIVVGSDFHKDMGIIPSKAAGHVSTADFKRVLRNAFGLERAAASRGGATGDGKPRLLIISRKNSRRFLNEREMAAAAAEEGFEVRIAEPDQHTDMATFARLVNSADAMIGVHGAGLTNMVFLPAGAVLVQVVPFGGLEWLTRVTFKEPAADMEVRYMDYNVQLEESSLLDQYPRGHQVLVDPYAVHKQGWDALKAAYLDKQNVRLDLDRFRATLREVLAALPPAPTSTTPAT